From Thermoanaerobaculia bacterium:
GCTGGTGATCTCGATCGCCGCCGGGGTCACGACGGGCCAGCTCGAGGAGATTCTCGGACCGAAGGTGGTGGTCGTCCGGGCGATGCCGAACACGCCGTGCAGCATCGGCTGCGGCACGACCGTGCTCTCGCCCGGCAAGCGGGCCGGAGAGGGGCACATCGCGACGGCGCGCCGGATCTTCGCGCCGCTCGGCCGGGTCCTCGAGCTCGAGGAGAAGCACATGAATACCGTGACGGGGCTCTCGGCTTCCGGTCCGGCCTTCGTCTACGTGATCCTGGAAGCGCTCGCCGACGGCGGAGTGGCGCGCGGCCTGCCCCGGCAGACGGCGATCGAGATGGCGGCGCAGATGGTCTACGGCGCCGCTTCGATGGTGCTCGCCACGGGCCGCCACCCGGCGGCGCTGAAGGACGATGTGACGACTCCGGCCGGGTGCACGATCGCCGGGATCCTGGCACTCGAG
This genomic window contains:
- the proC gene encoding pyrroline-5-carboxylate reductase; translation: MKNTKISILGLGMMGQAIASGLIQGHHAKRLLSGTTRTRAGATRLRAQLGIAVGADNVGAVAGADVIVFALKPMQVLEVARELAAAGAVAPRTLVISIAAGVTTGQLEEILGPKVVVVRAMPNTPCSIGCGTTVLSPGKRAGEGHIATARRIFAPLGRVLELEEKHMNTVTGLSASGPAFVYVILEALADGGVARGLPRQTAIEMAAQMVYGAASMVLATGRHPAALKDDVTTPAGCTIAGILALEDGRIRSVLSRAVEVASVRAGELASGK